GGCCTCGCCCCGGACGTGATGCGGCGCCGCGTCGAGGAGACGCTCGACCTGCTCGGCCTGGCCGGCCTGCGCCACCGTCCGATCGCCACGCTCTCCGGCGGCCAGCAGCAGCGCGTCGCGATCGGCTCGGTCCTCACCCCGCACCCGAGCGTCCTCGTCCTGGACGAGCCGACCTCCGCGCTCGACCCGGCCGCCGCCGAGGAGGTCCTGGCTGTCCTCCAGCGCCTCGTGCACGACCTCGGCACGACGGTCCTCCTGGCCGAACACCGCCTGGAACGCGTCATCCAGTACGCCGACCAGGTCGTACTCCTCCCCGGCCCGGGCACACCCCCGGTCCTGGGCGCCCCGGCCGAGGTGATGGCCGTGTCCCCGGTGTACCCACCGGTGGTGGCCCTGGGCCGCCTGGCGGGCTGGAACCCCCTTCCGCTGACGGTCCGTGACGCGCGCAGGCGGGCCGTGCGTCTACGCGAACGGCTCGACAACGCCCCCCAGGGACGCGGGGCTGTAATCGATATGCGGCTACCGCCGCGTGGGCGCGAGCAACCACACACAACCCGCACCCGCCAACCCTCCACACGCCCCGAGTCAATGGGCGCCACCCCCCACCGCCGCCCCTGGTTCCGACGAACCCGCCCCACCCCAACTCCCCTCCCCACAGCCGAAGTACAGGCCCTCTCCGTAACCCGCGCCCGCATCCAAGCCCTCCGCCACATCGACCTCACCGTCACCCCCGGCGAAACGATCGCCCTCATGGGCCGCAACGGCGCCGGGAAATCCACCCTCCTCAACTCCCTGGTCGGCCTCGTCACGCCCACCTCGGGATCCGTCCGGGTCGGGAACGCAGTCCCCCACCGCACCGCACCAAAGGACCTCATACGCAAAGTCGGTCTCGTGCCGCAGGAACCCCGCGACCTGCTCTACGCCGACACCGTCGCCGCCGAGTGCGCGGCGGCCGACCAGGACGCGGGCGCGGAACCCGGCACCTGCCGTGCCGTGGTCACCGAACTGCTCCCCGGTGTCAGCGACGACACCCACCCCCGGGACCTCTCGGAGGGCCAGCGGCTCGCCCTCGCCCTGGCCGTCGTACTGACCGCCCGGCCCCCGCTGCTCCTGCTGGACGAGCCGACCCGCGGCCTGGACTACGCGGCGAAGGCCCGCCTGGCCGCGGTGCTCCGAACCCTCGCCGCCGAGGGGCACGCCATCGTACTGGCCACGCACGACGTGGAGCTGGCCGCCGAGATCGCCCACCGGGTGGTGCTGCTCGCCGACGGCGAGGTGATCGCCGACGGTCCGACGGCGGACATCGTGGTCTCGTCCCCCTCCTTCGCCCCGCAGGTCACCAAGATCCTGGCCCCGCAGCACTGGCTCACGGTCTCCCAGGTCCGCGCGGCCCTCCAGCCCGGGACCGGCTCGTGAACGCCCAGGCCCGGGCCGTCCGCCTCGGCCCCCGCTCGGTCGCCGCGCTGGCCCTCGTCAGCGCCGTGGGCGTCGTCGCCTTCGGCTGGCCGTTCCTGACGCCGCCCACCTCGCGGCTCAGCGCCCACGCGCAGGACGCGCCCTGGCTCTTCGCGGGCCTGCTGGTGCTGCTCGTGGCGGTGGTGGCCGCGGCGATCTCGGAGTCCGGGCTCGGCCCCAAGGCGGTCGCGATGCTCGGCGTGCTGGCCGCCACGGGGGCGGCTCTGCGGCCGATCGGCGCCGGTACCGCCGGTATCGAGCCGATGTTCTTCCTGATGGTGCTGAGCGGGCGGGTCCTCGGCCCGGGGTTCGGGTTCGTCCTCGGCTCGGTGACGATGTTCGCGTCCGCGCTGCTCACCGGCGGGGTCGGCCCCTGGCTGCCGTTCCAGATGCTGGCGATGGGCTGGTTCGCGATGGGTGCGGGCCTGCTGCCGGGCCCGGACCGGCTGCGCGGCCGGGCGGAGCTCGCGCTGCTCGCGGCCTACGGCTTCCTCGCCGCCTTCGCCTACGGCACGGTCATGAACCTGGCGGGCTGGCCCTTCATGA
This region of Streptomyces caelestis genomic DNA includes:
- a CDS encoding ABC transporter ATP-binding protein; amino-acid sequence: MIRFEDVSVTYDGAAEPTVRGVDFEVPEGELVLLAGPSGVGKSTVLGAVSGLVPHFTGGTLRGRVTVAGRDTRTHKPRELADVVGTVGQDPLSHFVTDTVEDELAYGMESLGLAPDVMRRRVEETLDLLGLAGLRHRPIATLSGGQQQRVAIGSVLTPHPSVLVLDEPTSALDPAAAEEVLAVLQRLVHDLGTTVLLAEHRLERVIQYADQVVLLPGPGTPPVLGAPAEVMAVSPVYPPVVALGRLAGWNPLPLTVRDARRRAVRLRERLDNAPQGRGAVIDMRLPPRGREQPHTTRTRQPSTRPESMGATPHRRPWFRRTRPTPTPLPTAEVQALSVTRARIQALRHIDLTVTPGETIALMGRNGAGKSTLLNSLVGLVTPTSGSVRVGNAVPHRTAPKDLIRKVGLVPQEPRDLLYADTVAAECAAADQDAGAEPGTCRAVVTELLPGVSDDTHPRDLSEGQRLALALAVVLTARPPLLLLDEPTRGLDYAAKARLAAVLRTLAAEGHAIVLATHDVELAAEIAHRVVLLADGEVIADGPTADIVVSSPSFAPQVTKILAPQHWLTVSQVRAALQPGTGS
- a CDS encoding ECF transporter S component — protein: MNAQARAVRLGPRSVAALALVSAVGVVAFGWPFLTPPTSRLSAHAQDAPWLFAGLLVLLVAVVAAAISESGLGPKAVAMLGVLAATGAALRPIGAGTAGIEPMFFLMVLSGRVLGPGFGFVLGSVTMFASALLTGGVGPWLPFQMLAMGWFAMGAGLLPGPDRLRGRAELALLAAYGFLAAFAYGTVMNLAGWPFMSALASNVAFDPHAAVATNLARFLAYCLATSLGWDLGRAVVTVALTLTLGPAVLRALRRATRRAAFETPVTFDAPRT